One Saimiri boliviensis isolate mSaiBol1 chromosome 7, mSaiBol1.pri, whole genome shotgun sequence genomic window, GAAGGTAGAATGGGAGGCTTGGGGAAAGAAGGGGAGGCCTCTGGCCTGTGCCCACTCGCCTTCTGGTTCTCAGTTCTTCAGCAAAAGCTTTGGAAGAACAGGGGAGACACACACTGCCTGTAAcctaaaatgaatgttttttctttttcagtcctAACTTAAACTGGATTGTTTTTCAACTCTGGCCTGTCCCTTGATTGGCATCTCTCATCTTCCAATACTGATAAGAAAcagttttcaagaaatatttccaTGTGTCCATAGCAAACATAATTGAGAGGAAGACGTAGAAGCGGTGGAGGTCGGTGGCTGCACCAGGAtgaaaattgttatattttatgcATAGGGTTGTCCCTAAGCAAACAGAAATGAGCCAGAAGACAAATGAGAATATAGAAAGGTATACCCATTTTTTTCAAAAGCCCCAGAAACCCATTCAGCCTTACATCTGTTCAACTCCGAATGATTTTCAAGAAGAGAGAGACTTTTTGGCAAACAACATCTTCCCTGAGCTTAATGAACTCTGCAATTCCTGGGGCACATATTTCAAAGCCGTGGACCTGAGTTGGTCAGCATTGAAGGCCCCGATATCCTTACCCACCCACCTGTTTAAATGGTATTCTTGTCTTCGCTCCCAACAGCTGATGTTCTGCCTGGACTATGTGAAcagctgcttttcctttttcatctgcATGCTGGGTCAGACATACAGAGACTTCCGACTACTCACATTTCATAACCTCCAAAGTGACTCACTTGTCAAACTTATCCAAAGTAGAACAGAATCTCTACATTGCTGCAAAAAATGGTTATCCTTGGGTTCTGTAGAATCCCAACTGCAGTCTGACAGAGTTTGAGATAATCCAAGCAGCATTTCTGAATGAATctcaatttcagtatttttacttTAGGACTGGAGCCACCCTGCTGAAGGGTTTAGAtgatgaggaaaaggaagagaggctGCCCTCGAGTTCATTAATGAACAAAGAGGAAAAATTGAGGATTGGAAAGCTTACGTCCAAGATTATTAGTAAAGGGCTCCCTGTGAGATTTTACAGTGATCTCTACCAGTTGGGTGAGCTGGTTTTCAAGGACTGGTCAGTTGTGATAGAAAAACTTCATCCAGCCGCTGTAACGATTAAAAATACAGGTTAGTAAATGTAGAGATAACTAAGTCCGTTATCAACATAAAGGTAATATTTTTGTAGTTCTTCCATGTGAAagggatttttaaatgattgcaaatattccttaaacatttaaaaatttttattatgttcttgTGACATGTATTTCTCCACTTTGGAGATTTTTTGCAACTGAAGGTAAGAGCAAGTAATGAGTCAGTCATGGAAGATTTTTTAGGGAGTTAAGGAAGTCAGAGGAGACCCAAAATATCTGCAGTTAATAAGTGagtctaggctgggcgcggtggctcaagcctgtaatcccaggactttgggaggccgaggcgggtggatcacaaggtcaagagattgagaccatcctggtcaacatggtgaaaccccgtctctactaaaaatacaaaaaactagctgggcatggtggtgcgtgcctgtaatcccagctactcaggaggctgaggcaggggaattgcctgaacccaggaggcggaggttgcggtgagccgagatcgcgccattgcactccagcctgggtaacaagagcgaaactccatctcaaaaaaaaaaaaaaaaaaaaaaaaaaagtgcgtcTAGAGCGGTCATTCTCAAACACAGCTGATTTTGCTCCCTCAAGGGACAGTTGGCCatgtctgaaaacatttttggttgtcacaactgggggagagctactggcatctagtggggagaggccagggatACTGACAAGCATCCTAGGACAGCCCCATAATAAAGAATTACCCAACCAAAAATGTCAATAGTGAGGTGGAGAAATCCTCAGCTAAGAGGAAGAGAAtcaacttttattaatttttttgtgctttggttattttattacatttaatctTCAAGGTTTAACCCTGCAAGGTAAGTATATTATAATTCTGATTCTGCAGATGAGCAAATGAAAGCTGCTGTGTAGCAGTGAAGTGGTTTACCAATGTCACAAAACTAGT contains:
- the LOC141579929 gene encoding LOW QUALITY PROTEIN: putative tetratricopeptide repeat protein 41 (The sequence of the model RefSeq protein was modified relative to this genomic sequence to represent the inferred CDS: inserted 2 bases in 1 codon; substituted 1 base at 1 genomic stop codon), whose amino-acid sequence is MHRVVPKQTEMSQKTNENIERYTHFFQKPQKPIQPYICSTPNDFQEERDFLANNIFPELNELCNSWGTYFKAVDLSWSALKAPISLPTHLFKWYSCLRSQQLMFCLDYVNSCFSFFICMLGQTYRDFXDYSHFITSKVTHLSNLSKVEQNLYIAAKNGYPWVLXNPNCSLTEFEIIQAAFLNESQFQYFYFRTGATLLKGLDDEEKEERLPSSSLMNKEEKLRIGKLTSKIISKGLPVRFYSDLYQLGELVFKDWSVVIEKLHPAAVTIKNTGWLRMSYTSFWIC